A window of Eikenella corrodens contains these coding sequences:
- a CDS encoding MFS transporter, producing MNPGFKFAATRRFAPLFGTQFLGALNDNLFKIALATMISFYGLGKNGFIEPAQMINVSALLFVLPFFLFSALSGQLCNKFDRSRMAVAVKVAEVLIMLLATAGFLSQSLLLLLLCIFLMGLHSTLFGPLKYAVLPDYLDEHELIAGNSLVEGGTFLAILFGQILGTILAGIGGTTVSVFLLIIAAGGLASSLFMPRVAPKTSEAKIDWHIVRNSKAILKQAFANREIYAAIIGISWFWFIGAVYTTQLPTFTKLHLGGNDNVFNLMLTLFSVGIGGGSVLCAKLSHRRLNLGWVAVGTVGMAVFGLLLVALVHGTHYHEYSGIGSFLLRGDAYAVMLCIVLLGFCGGFFSVPLYTWLQTASSEEFRAHAIAANNIINGLFMVAAALLSAILLWLFDSINLLYFIVAAGNIVVLVYLLKIAPPIREGWQRWFGKEE from the coding sequence ATGAACCCAGGCTTCAAATTCGCCGCCACCCGCCGCTTTGCCCCGCTGTTCGGCACCCAATTCCTCGGCGCGCTCAACGACAACTTATTCAAAATCGCGCTGGCCACCATGATCAGCTTTTATGGTTTGGGCAAAAACGGTTTCATCGAGCCGGCACAAATGATTAACGTGAGCGCGCTTCTGTTTGTGTTGCCCTTTTTCCTGTTTTCCGCCCTCTCCGGCCAGCTGTGCAATAAATTCGACCGCAGCCGCATGGCGGTGGCGGTAAAGGTGGCCGAAGTGCTGATTATGCTGCTGGCTACGGCGGGCTTCCTCAGCCAATCGCTGCTGCTGTTGCTGCTCTGCATTTTCCTGATGGGCCTACATTCCACCCTATTCGGCCCGCTGAAATACGCCGTGTTGCCCGATTATTTGGACGAACACGAGCTGATTGCGGGCAACAGCCTGGTGGAAGGCGGCACGTTTCTCGCCATCCTATTCGGCCAGATTTTGGGCACCATTCTGGCCGGTATCGGCGGCACCACGGTATCCGTTTTCCTGCTCATCATTGCTGCCGGCGGCCTCGCCTCCAGCCTCTTTATGCCGCGCGTGGCGCCGAAAACCTCGGAAGCAAAAATCGACTGGCACATTGTGCGCAACTCCAAAGCCATTCTGAAACAAGCCTTTGCCAACCGCGAAATCTACGCCGCCATCATCGGCATTTCCTGGTTTTGGTTTATCGGCGCGGTGTACACCACCCAGCTGCCCACCTTCACCAAACTGCACCTGGGCGGCAACGATAATGTGTTCAACCTGATGCTCACCCTGTTTTCCGTCGGCATCGGCGGCGGCTCGGTGCTGTGCGCCAAACTCAGCCACCGCCGGCTCAACCTCGGCTGGGTGGCCGTGGGCACGGTGGGCATGGCCGTATTCGGCCTGCTGCTCGTTGCCCTCGTGCACGGCACGCACTACCACGAATACAGCGGCATCGGCAGCTTCCTGTTGCGCGGCGACGCCTATGCCGTGATGCTCTGCATCGTGCTGCTCGGCTTCTGCGGCGGCTTTTTCTCCGTGCCGCTCTACACCTGGCTGCAAACCGCCAGCAGCGAAGAATTCCGCGCCCACGCCATCGCCGCCAATAACATCATCAACGGCCTCTTCATGGTGGCCGCCGCCCTGCTCTCCGCCATCCTTCTATGGCTGTTCGACAGCATCAACCTGCTTTATTTCATCGTGGCGGCGGGCAATATCGTGGTGTTGGTATACCTGCTGAAAATCGCCCCGCCAATCCGCGAAGGCTGGCAACGCTGGTTTGGCAAAGAAGAATAA
- the ccoS gene encoding cbb3-type cytochrome oxidase assembly protein CcoS — translation MDSVFILIPISIVLAFVIGYFFWWSGHNGQFDDLEGPAHRILMDDDSVHPDSPPPQDKP, via the coding sequence ATGGACAGCGTGTTTATCCTGATTCCCATCAGCATCGTGCTGGCCTTCGTAATCGGCTATTTCTTTTGGTGGTCCGGCCACAACGGCCAGTTTGACGATTTGGAAGGCCCCGCCCACCGCATTCTGATGGACGACGATTCCGTGCATCCCGACTCCCCACCCCCGCAGGACAAACCATGA
- a CDS encoding HLGFF motif protein, which produces MRQFTLSTPNGTLLGFLVLMADNDDEPVSGNAMIQAHAAALPPGDTSPARALEALAGQLLVWQPHGEGIALYDAEGGLAADIRQQYLRLGGHTLLLTDLEGNL; this is translated from the coding sequence ATGCGCCAATTCACCCTCAGCACACCCAACGGCACTCTGCTCGGCTTTCTCGTACTCATGGCCGACAACGACGACGAGCCCGTTTCCGGCAACGCCATGATTCAGGCGCACGCAGCAGCGTTGCCGCCGGGAGATACCTCGCCCGCCCGCGCGCTGGAAGCCCTGGCCGGCCAGCTGCTGGTTTGGCAGCCGCACGGCGAGGGCATTGCCCTGTATGATGCCGAAGGCGGCTTGGCGGCCGACATCCGCCAGCAATACCTGCGCCTCGGCGGCCACACCCTGCTGCTCACCGATTTGGAAGGAAACCTTTGA
- a CDS encoding NUDIX hydrolase, whose product MNLTETQLSSEPIFDGKFVTIARDTVRLPNGNQGYRIVIRHPGAACVLAVTEADEVVLVRQWRYATGQALLELPAGKLDPDEDPAICAARELEEETPYRAQSVRLLHTFYTAPGFCNEKMYLYLAEGITPTSTRKPDQDEFVETVLLSRQAVREAIANNRIQDGKTLIGLQYWLLNSPSAD is encoded by the coding sequence ATGAACCTCACCGAAACCCAACTTTCTTCCGAGCCGATTTTCGACGGCAAATTCGTGACCATCGCCCGCGACACCGTACGGCTGCCCAACGGCAACCAAGGCTACCGCATCGTGATCCGCCACCCCGGCGCCGCCTGCGTGCTGGCCGTTACCGAGGCAGACGAAGTGGTGCTGGTTCGCCAATGGCGCTACGCCACCGGCCAGGCCCTGCTCGAGCTGCCCGCCGGCAAGCTCGACCCCGATGAAGACCCGGCCATATGCGCCGCGCGCGAACTGGAAGAAGAAACCCCCTACCGCGCCCAATCCGTGCGACTGCTGCACACCTTCTACACCGCCCCCGGCTTTTGCAACGAGAAAATGTACCTCTACCTCGCCGAAGGCATCACGCCCACCAGCACCCGCAAGCCCGACCAAGACGAATTTGTCGAAACCGTATTGCTCTCGCGCCAAGCCGTGCGCGAAGCCATTGCCAACAACCGAATCCAAGACGGCAAAACCCTGATCGGCCTGCAATATTGGCTGCTCAACAGCCCGTCCGCCGATTAA
- a CDS encoding lysozyme inhibitor LprI family protein: MNPLIRPALPLLIAAALAACGKEETKPAALSCQAPEAIGQLTDQIQAAVSPAQESGLPYFESGASEVQAAFGQLGFEITDIRTTRAASEGSKTLSCEATLRLAPKPEAQTRIKQSIESYLEINETDGIDYNGLMSAGDMLKPDGKGGFIAPVSYTVSQTDKGDKLVVNVASKEIAAGLLYPAAFYLAAPDLAKQAAEIRQKSAAEETRQQELNTLDQNRLQARIELLRTQNKQAHDELNQAWQALPAAARTQLKEAQNQWSRLRESQCAYQSKADSTEPLEQEALRIECDTREVQQRIPALKQEAENQAANQIAEAGNRSRAAVQELQSVWQSVSDDVKDIIGQDFQSWKRSASAKCTAAAQQAGGGTAGQLAEQECIAAEARAKAKELRGYVSQ, from the coding sequence ATGAACCCCCTCATCCGCCCAGCCCTCCCCCTCCTGATTGCCGCCGCGCTTGCCGCCTGCGGCAAGGAAGAAACCAAACCCGCCGCCCTAAGCTGCCAAGCACCCGAAGCCATCGGGCAGCTTACCGACCAAATCCAGGCCGCCGTGTCGCCCGCCCAAGAAAGCGGCCTGCCCTACTTCGAATCCGGCGCATCCGAAGTGCAGGCCGCCTTCGGGCAGCTCGGTTTCGAAATCACCGACATCCGCACCACCAGGGCCGCCTCCGAAGGCAGTAAAACGCTCTCCTGCGAAGCCACCCTGCGCCTCGCCCCCAAGCCCGAAGCCCAAACCCGCATCAAACAAAGCATCGAGAGCTATCTTGAAATCAACGAAACCGACGGTATCGACTACAACGGCCTGATGAGCGCGGGCGATATGCTCAAGCCCGACGGCAAAGGCGGCTTCATCGCCCCCGTCAGCTACACCGTCAGCCAAACCGATAAGGGCGACAAACTCGTCGTGAACGTGGCCAGCAAAGAAATCGCCGCCGGCCTGCTCTATCCCGCCGCCTTCTACCTTGCCGCCCCCGATTTGGCCAAACAAGCAGCCGAAATCCGCCAGAAATCCGCGGCTGAGGAAACCCGCCAGCAAGAGTTGAACACACTCGACCAAAACCGCCTGCAAGCCCGCATCGAACTCTTACGTACCCAAAACAAACAGGCGCACGACGAACTCAATCAAGCCTGGCAAGCCCTACCCGCCGCCGCCCGCACCCAGCTCAAAGAAGCTCAAAACCAGTGGAGCCGCCTACGCGAGAGCCAATGCGCCTACCAAAGCAAGGCCGACTCCACCGAACCGCTGGAGCAGGAAGCCCTGCGCATCGAATGCGACACCCGCGAGGTGCAGCAGCGCATCCCCGCCCTCAAGCAAGAGGCCGAGAACCAGGCCGCCAACCAAATCGCCGAAGCCGGCAACCGCAGCCGCGCCGCCGTACAGGAATTGCAAAGCGTGTGGCAGAGCGTGTCTGACGACGTGAAAGACATCATCGGCCAAGACTTCCAAAGCTGGAAGCGCAGCGCCTCAGCCAAATGCACCGCCGCCGCGCAGCAGGCAGGCGGCGGCACTGCCGGGCAGCTGGCCGAACAAGAATGCATTGCCGCCGAAGCCCGTGCCAAAGCCAAAGAATTGCGCGGCTACGTTTCCCAATAA
- the ppx gene encoding exopolyphosphatase produces the protein MTIPANMLAAVDLGSNSFRLQICTNHNGQLQIVDSIKDMVRFAAGLDEHKQLSQAAQERALACLAKFHERLRGFPPEQVRAVATNTFRVAKNIAPFMPLAEAALGFPIEIIAGREEARLIYTGVIHTLPPGSGQMLVVDIGGGSTEFVIGSRLQPDITESLNLGCVSYSLRFFPKGKVSAESFKLAVNTARSEIQRIAKLLKNTGWQLAVGTSGTARTLRDLIAAANPEDNRITPAALQKIAARLIEAGSAKKAKFDGMKADRIEVFAGGLAVMSAVFAELDIDSMTVTDAALRDGVFYDLIGRQLNEDMREQTIAHFQQRYHVSQNQAERVATLAAQFFEMLAERESEKERHYWQQYLRWAALMHEIGTDIAYTAYHKHSAYILGQADMPGFSRQEQQILATLVLGQRGDLKKMAELPISPAMWLAVAALRLAVLFCRARQPITLPAGTRLNYENKNYTLAISRQWPEDNPLTAGALADDAAQWRKIGIRFGLLLQ, from the coding sequence ATGACCATCCCCGCCAATATGCTGGCCGCGGTAGACCTCGGCTCCAACAGTTTCCGCCTGCAAATCTGCACCAACCACAACGGGCAGCTGCAAATCGTTGATTCCATCAAAGACATGGTGCGCTTTGCCGCCGGACTGGACGAACACAAACAGCTTAGCCAGGCCGCCCAAGAGCGCGCACTGGCCTGCCTGGCCAAATTCCACGAGCGCCTGCGCGGCTTCCCGCCCGAACAGGTGCGCGCCGTGGCCACCAACACCTTCCGCGTGGCCAAAAACATCGCCCCCTTCATGCCGCTCGCTGAAGCCGCCTTGGGCTTCCCCATCGAAATCATCGCCGGGCGCGAAGAAGCCCGCCTCATCTACACCGGCGTCATCCACACCCTGCCGCCCGGCAGTGGGCAGATGCTGGTGGTCGATATCGGCGGCGGCTCCACCGAATTCGTAATCGGCAGCCGCCTGCAGCCCGACATCACCGAAAGCCTCAACCTCGGCTGCGTGAGCTACAGCCTGCGCTTCTTCCCCAAAGGCAAAGTATCCGCCGAATCCTTCAAGCTCGCCGTCAACACCGCCCGCAGCGAAATCCAGCGCATCGCCAAGCTGTTAAAAAACACCGGCTGGCAGCTGGCCGTAGGCACTTCCGGCACCGCCCGCACCCTGCGCGACCTCATCGCCGCCGCCAATCCCGAAGACAACCGCATCACTCCCGCCGCCCTGCAAAAAATCGCCGCCCGCCTGATTGAAGCCGGCAGTGCCAAAAAAGCCAAATTCGACGGCATGAAGGCCGACCGCATCGAAGTATTCGCCGGCGGGCTGGCCGTGATGAGCGCCGTCTTCGCCGAGCTCGATATCGACAGCATGACCGTAACCGATGCCGCCCTGCGCGACGGCGTGTTCTACGACCTCATCGGCCGCCAGCTCAACGAAGACATGCGCGAGCAAACCATCGCCCATTTCCAACAGCGCTACCACGTCAGCCAAAACCAAGCCGAACGCGTGGCCACCCTCGCCGCCCAGTTCTTCGAGATGCTCGCCGAACGCGAATCCGAAAAAGAGCGCCACTATTGGCAACAATACCTGCGCTGGGCCGCCCTGATGCACGAAATCGGCACCGACATTGCCTACACCGCCTACCACAAGCACTCCGCCTACATCCTCGGGCAGGCCGACATGCCCGGATTTTCCCGCCAAGAGCAGCAAATCCTTGCCACCTTGGTGCTCGGCCAGCGCGGCGACTTGAAAAAAATGGCCGAACTGCCCATCAGCCCCGCCATGTGGCTCGCCGTGGCCGCCCTGCGCCTGGCCGTACTGTTCTGCCGCGCCCGCCAACCCATCACCCTGCCCGCAGGCACCCGCCTGAACTACGAAAACAAAAACTACACCCTCGCCATCAGCCGCCAATGGCCGGAAGACAATCCCCTCACCGCCGGCGCGCTGGCCGACGACGCCGCCCAATGGCGCAAAATCGGCATCCGCTTCGGGCTGCTGCTGCAATAG
- a CDS encoding patatin-like phospholipase family protein: MRIKTPHAIFKRSPAAALLALLSACSLVNYRPVAIISKVDTAQGYRLEQSIAQQNDDVFVVLLFSGGGTRAAALGYGVLEELAKQPVYIEGREKPLLDSVDLVYGVSGGSVLATYYSLHGRDTIPAFERQFLKQNFQKLVSRQVFSLANLPRLTSPEFGRGDLLQEQFEASLFGHATFGDLARRRKGPFAVVSATDMSIGRRFDFTQEFFDMMCLDLSDLRLARAVAASSAVPVVFSPITINNNGGNCGYTLPPRLQNALEHGSDEQQQTRTRREFGQELALYQNSKSRPYIHLLDGGLTDNLGLHGLLEAAEIYPSHTLYRQFANQNVRKIIVISVNAQNQPDSTIDQSAKVPGLYDVLGAIINVPIDQNSQESLRRIRAVADQWNSQAGSRKGHPIGMHFVSLSLRDLPDSPLRKNVLNISTSFYLPHEDINNLKEAARVLMRQSPEYARALADLSKEAAAASAVPAREVCAGSGEEGPAECLREEKAE, translated from the coding sequence ATGCGGATTAAAACACCCCACGCAATATTCAAACGCAGCCCGGCCGCTGCCTTGCTGGCGCTGCTTTCGGCCTGCTCGCTGGTGAACTATCGGCCGGTGGCCATCATTTCGAAAGTAGATACCGCGCAGGGCTACCGGCTGGAGCAGAGCATCGCGCAGCAGAACGACGATGTATTCGTGGTGCTGCTGTTTTCCGGCGGCGGTACGCGCGCGGCGGCTTTGGGCTACGGCGTGCTCGAAGAGCTGGCCAAACAGCCGGTGTACATCGAAGGGCGGGAAAAACCGCTGCTCGATAGCGTGGACTTGGTGTACGGCGTGTCCGGCGGCTCGGTGTTGGCCACTTATTATTCGCTCCACGGGCGCGACACCATCCCCGCATTCGAACGGCAATTCTTGAAGCAGAATTTCCAAAAACTGGTGAGTCGGCAGGTGTTTTCGCTGGCCAACCTGCCGCGCCTGACCTCGCCCGAATTCGGGCGCGGCGATTTGTTGCAGGAGCAGTTTGAAGCCAGCCTGTTCGGCCACGCCACCTTCGGCGATTTGGCCAGGCGGCGCAAAGGGCCGTTTGCCGTGGTGTCGGCCACCGATATGTCGATAGGGCGGCGCTTTGATTTCACGCAAGAATTTTTCGACATGATGTGCCTCGACCTTTCCGATTTGCGCCTGGCGCGCGCCGTGGCCGCCTCCAGCGCCGTGCCCGTGGTGTTCAGCCCGATTACGATCAACAACAATGGCGGCAACTGCGGCTACACCCTGCCGCCGCGCCTGCAAAACGCGCTGGAACACGGCAGCGACGAGCAGCAGCAAACCCGAACCCGCCGCGAGTTCGGCCAAGAGTTGGCGCTATATCAAAACAGCAAAAGCCGCCCCTACATCCACCTGCTCGACGGCGGACTCACCGACAACCTCGGTTTGCACGGCCTGCTGGAAGCCGCTGAAATCTACCCCAGCCATACCCTGTACCGCCAGTTTGCCAACCAAAATGTGCGCAAAATCATCGTAATCAGCGTGAACGCGCAAAACCAGCCCGACAGCACCATCGACCAAAGCGCCAAAGTGCCCGGCCTCTACGATGTGCTGGGCGCCATCATCAACGTGCCCATCGACCAAAATTCGCAGGAGTCGCTACGCCGCATCCGCGCCGTGGCCGACCAATGGAACAGCCAGGCCGGCAGCCGCAAGGGCCACCCGATCGGCATGCATTTCGTGAGCCTCAGCCTGCGCGATTTGCCCGATTCCCCCCTGCGCAAAAACGTGCTCAATATTTCCACCAGCTTTTACCTGCCGCACGAAGACATCAACAACCTGAAAGAAGCCGCCCGCGTGCTGATGCGCCAATCGCCCGAATATGCCCGCGCCTTGGCCGACCTCTCGAAAGAGGCGGCAGCAGCTTCCGCCGTGCCCGCCCGGGAAGTCTGCGCGGGCAGCGGGGAAGAAGGCCCGGCAGAATGTTTGCGGGAAGAAAAGGCGGAATGA
- the gcvP gene encoding aminomethyl-transferring glycine dehydrogenase — MKFNELFHHNDFIGRHLSLSDRAALLAALGEKDMDSFVGHTVPQSVRMPGQLQLPEALSEADALAKLKGIAAKNRINKSYIGLGYYPTRLPNVILRNVLGNPGWYTAYTPYQAEVSQGRLEALLNFQQVCIDLTGFELAGASLLDEATAAAEAMTMARRVGKSKSNQFFVDERVYPQTLDVIKTRAKYFDFELVVGNFDTARNGEYFGALFQYVGKDGDVADLGDVIAAVKAKGAVVAVAADIMSLVLLKAPAELGADIALGSTQRFGVPMGFGGPHAAYFAFKDKDKRSAPGRIIGVSVDASGKQALRMALQTREQHIRREKANSNICTSQVLLANLAGMYAVYHGPEGVNRIARRIHALAVAFADAVQAAGGKVVHSVFFDTVAVDFGSKAQADGVYQKALDAGFNLLRIGENVLAAAFSETSSAEEFAQLVELFTGKAAALPENAPAGRLPENLQRKGAILQHPVFNSYHTEHEMLRYLKKLEERDLAMNRSMISLGSCTMKLNATAEMIPITWPEFTNVHPFAPREQVQGCLEMIHGLQEQLKAVTGFDAISIQPNSGAQGEYTGMLTIRRYHEAQGHPERNVCLIPRSAHGTNPATAHMAGMQIVIVDTDEHGNVDIADLKTKAEQYKDTLGALMITYPSTHGVYEEGIRDICRIIHENGGQVYMDGANMNAQVGIMQPAEVGADVLHMNLHKTFCVPHGGGGPGMGPIGLKAHLAPFAPSHVVAPVEGATVGMGAVSAAPYGSASILPITWMYISMMGADGLRQATETALLNANYVAKQLSADYPVLYTGKNGRVAHECIIDLRPLKAESGITEVDIAKRLMDYGFHAPTMSFPVAGTLMIEPTESESKAELDRFIAAMKQIKQEALKVQHGEWPKDDNPLVNAPHTAADVTGEWKRAYSREEAVYPLPYVRENKFWPSVNRIDDVYGDRHLVCSCPSIEHYEG; from the coding sequence ATGAAGTTTAACGAACTCTTCCACCACAACGACTTTATCGGCCGCCACCTCAGCCTGTCCGACCGCGCCGCCCTTTTGGCCGCGTTGGGCGAAAAAGACATGGACAGCTTTGTGGGGCACACCGTGCCGCAAAGCGTGCGTATGCCCGGCCAGCTGCAGCTGCCCGAAGCATTAAGCGAAGCCGATGCCTTGGCCAAACTCAAGGGCATCGCCGCCAAAAACCGTATCAATAAAAGCTATATCGGCCTGGGCTACTACCCCACCCGCCTGCCGAACGTGATTCTGCGCAATGTGCTGGGAAATCCGGGCTGGTACACCGCCTATACGCCCTATCAGGCCGAAGTGTCGCAAGGCCGTTTGGAAGCCTTGCTGAACTTCCAACAGGTGTGCATCGACCTCACCGGCTTCGAACTGGCCGGCGCCTCCCTGCTCGACGAAGCCACTGCCGCCGCCGAAGCCATGACCATGGCGCGCCGCGTGGGCAAATCCAAATCCAACCAATTCTTTGTGGACGAGCGCGTTTACCCGCAAACGCTGGACGTGATCAAAACCCGTGCCAAATATTTCGATTTCGAGCTGGTGGTGGGCAATTTCGACACCGCCCGCAACGGCGAATACTTCGGCGCGCTGTTCCAATATGTGGGCAAAGACGGCGACGTAGCCGATTTGGGCGACGTGATTGCCGCTGTAAAAGCCAAAGGTGCAGTGGTGGCCGTGGCTGCCGACATCATGAGCCTGGTGCTGCTAAAAGCACCCGCCGAGTTGGGCGCCGACATTGCCTTGGGCAGCACCCAGCGCTTCGGCGTCCCGATGGGCTTCGGCGGCCCGCACGCTGCTTACTTTGCGTTTAAAGACAAAGATAAACGCTCCGCTCCCGGCCGCATCATCGGCGTATCGGTGGATGCCTCCGGCAAGCAGGCGCTGCGTATGGCGCTGCAAACCCGCGAGCAGCATATCCGCCGCGAAAAAGCCAACTCCAATATTTGTACTTCACAAGTGCTGCTGGCCAACTTGGCCGGTATGTACGCGGTGTATCACGGTCCCGAAGGCGTAAACCGCATCGCCCGCCGCATCCACGCGCTGGCTGTTGCTTTTGCCGATGCGGTACAGGCTGCCGGCGGCAAAGTGGTGCATTCGGTATTCTTCGATACTGTGGCCGTGGATTTCGGCAGCAAGGCGCAAGCCGACGGCGTGTACCAAAAAGCGCTGGATGCCGGCTTCAACCTGCTGCGCATTGGCGAGAACGTATTAGCCGCCGCCTTCAGCGAAACCTCCAGCGCCGAAGAGTTTGCCCAACTGGTCGAATTGTTCACCGGCAAGGCGGCCGCCCTGCCCGAGAACGCGCCCGCCGGCAGGCTACCTGAAAACCTGCAGCGCAAAGGTGCGATCTTGCAACACCCCGTGTTCAACAGCTACCACACCGAACACGAAATGCTGCGCTACCTGAAAAAACTGGAAGAGCGCGACTTGGCTATGAACCGCAGCATGATTTCGCTCGGTTCCTGCACCATGAAGCTGAATGCCACCGCCGAGATGATTCCGATTACCTGGCCGGAATTCACCAATGTGCACCCGTTTGCCCCGCGCGAACAAGTACAAGGCTGCCTGGAAATGATCCACGGCCTGCAAGAGCAGCTCAAGGCCGTTACCGGCTTCGACGCCATCTCTATCCAGCCCAACTCCGGCGCGCAAGGCGAATACACCGGCATGCTGACCATCCGCCGCTACCACGAAGCGCAAGGCCACCCCGAGCGCAACGTGTGCCTGATTCCGCGCTCCGCCCACGGCACCAACCCCGCCACCGCCCACATGGCCGGTATGCAGATTGTGATTGTGGATACCGACGAGCACGGCAACGTGGATATTGCCGACCTGAAAACCAAGGCCGAACAGTATAAAGATACGCTGGGCGCGCTGATGATTACCTACCCGTCCACCCACGGCGTGTATGAAGAAGGCATCCGCGACATCTGCCGCATCATCCACGAAAACGGCGGCCAGGTGTATATGGACGGCGCCAATATGAACGCCCAGGTCGGCATCATGCAGCCGGCCGAAGTGGGCGCCGACGTGTTGCACATGAATCTGCACAAAACCTTCTGTGTCCCGCACGGCGGCGGCGGCCCGGGCATGGGCCCCATCGGCTTGAAAGCCCACCTTGCCCCGTTTGCCCCAAGCCACGTTGTTGCACCGGTGGAAGGCGCTACTGTAGGCATGGGTGCCGTATCTGCCGCGCCCTACGGCTCCGCCAGCATCCTGCCGATTACCTGGATGTACATCAGCATGATGGGGGCAGACGGTTTGCGCCAGGCCACCGAAACCGCCCTGCTCAACGCCAACTACGTTGCCAAGCAGCTCTCCGCCGATTATCCGGTGCTCTATACCGGCAAAAACGGCCGCGTGGCGCATGAATGCATCATCGACCTGCGCCCGCTCAAGGCCGAAAGCGGCATCACCGAAGTGGACATCGCCAAACGCCTGATGGACTACGGCTTCCACGCCCCGACCATGTCCTTCCCCGTGGCCGGTACGCTGATGATCGAGCCCACCGAAAGCGAAAGCAAGGCCGAGCTCGACCGCTTCATCGCCGCGATGAAGCAAATCAAGCAGGAGGCGCTGAAAGTACAGCATGGCGAATGGCCGAAAGACGACAACCCGCTGGTCAACGCACCGCATACCGCCGCCGATGTAACCGGCGAGTGGAAGCGTGCCTACAGCCGCGAAGAAGCCGTCTACCCCCTGCCCTATGTGCGCGAAAACAAATTCTGGCCGAGCGTAAACCGTATCGACGACGTATACGGCGACCGCCACTTGGTTTGCTCCTGCCCCAGCATCGAGCACTATGAAGGCTAA
- the recX gene encoding recombination regulator RecX encodes MTAVKSLRSRALDLLSRREMSQAELRRKLAPYAEDPAEIDALLQEFAERNWQSDRRYAESYVYSKSSRYGRLRLAQGLQQQKLDNELIEAALPDRDSERATACAVLRKKFKQPPADFAAQQRAARFLAYRGFDSDTIRHALDKAWQDEEEWDE; translated from the coding sequence ATGACCGCCGTTAAATCCCTGCGCAGCCGCGCCCTAGATTTATTGTCGCGGCGGGAAATGTCGCAGGCCGAACTGCGGCGCAAACTCGCGCCCTATGCCGAAGATCCCGCCGAAATCGACGCTTTGCTGCAAGAGTTTGCCGAGCGCAACTGGCAATCCGACCGGCGCTACGCCGAAAGCTACGTGTACAGCAAAAGCAGCCGCTACGGCCGCCTGCGCCTCGCCCAAGGCCTGCAACAGCAAAAGCTGGACAACGAACTCATCGAAGCCGCCCTGCCCGACCGCGACAGCGAACGCGCCACCGCCTGCGCCGTGCTGCGCAAAAAGTTCAAACAGCCCCCCGCCGATTTCGCCGCACAGCAACGCGCCGCCCGCTTCCTCGCCTACCGCGGCTTCGACAGCGACACCATCCGCCACGCGCTGGATAAGGCCTGGCAGGATGAAGAAGAGTGGGACGAATAA
- a CDS encoding phosphoglycolate phosphatase, whose translation MNTRPEILAAAFDLDGTLVDSLADLAAAANEARRSENLPLLDEKLMMSYVGDGVGKLVHRALTADPEGQAPDEVWQRAFAVFAQHYSEHLDRHTYIYPEVKTGLQLLKTLGIPLAVVTNKREAWAAELLRRLGLADLFSLVVGGDTLPQRKPDAAPLLHAAEVLGVKPENMAMVGDSRNDILAAKAAGCFAIGVRYGYADMDQLAENPATRPDWIVSTLPEIYDRLRPDDRR comes from the coding sequence ATGAATACCCGCCCCGAAATCCTTGCCGCCGCCTTTGATTTGGACGGCACCTTAGTCGATTCCCTTGCCGACCTCGCCGCCGCCGCCAACGAAGCCCGCCGCAGCGAAAACCTGCCCCTGCTCGACGAAAAACTGATGATGTCCTACGTAGGCGACGGCGTGGGCAAACTCGTGCACCGCGCCCTCACTGCCGATCCGGAAGGCCAAGCCCCCGACGAAGTGTGGCAGCGCGCCTTCGCCGTGTTTGCCCAACATTATTCCGAACACCTCGACCGCCACACCTACATCTACCCCGAAGTGAAAACCGGCCTCCAGCTCCTGAAAACCCTCGGCATCCCGCTGGCCGTGGTAACCAACAAACGCGAAGCCTGGGCCGCCGAACTGCTGCGCCGCCTCGGCCTGGCCGACCTGTTCAGCCTCGTGGTGGGCGGCGACACTCTGCCCCAGCGCAAGCCCGATGCCGCGCCCCTGCTGCACGCCGCCGAAGTATTGGGCGTGAAGCCGGAAAACATGGCGATGGTGGGCGATTCGCGCAACGACATCCTCGCCGCCAAAGCCGCCGGCTGCTTTGCCATCGGCGTGCGCTACGGCTATGCCGATATGGACCAATTGGCCGAAAATCCCGCCACCCGCCCCGATTGGATTGTCAGCACCCTGCCCGAAATCTACGACCGTCTGCGCCCCGATGACCGCCGTTAA